One Triticum dicoccoides isolate Atlit2015 ecotype Zavitan chromosome 5B, WEW_v2.0, whole genome shotgun sequence genomic window carries:
- the LOC119312329 gene encoding BTB/POZ domain-containing protein At1g03010-like isoform X2, with amino-acid sequence MGVATVTEMKQSVSVSGKKMFRTSLNNRHANEWPPTDVSSDLTVEVGTSSFALHKFPLVSRSGKIRRLVAEAKDAKLARLTLHATPGGAPAFELAAKFCYGVHVDITVANVAMLRCAARYLQMTDDFSDKNLELRAEAFLRDAVLPSIASSVAVLRTCEALLPAAEDVNLVARLIAAIANNVCKEQLASGLLSRLDQTGAQLKPAALDSPGEGDWWGKSVAGLGLDLFQRLLSAVKSKGLRQETVTRILINYAHNSLYGLMACRDMDKCGGVTDTDTDTDAVKKQRAVVETIVGLLPAQSKKSPVPMAFLSGLLRTAMALSASNICKADLEKRIGMQLEQAILEDILIATGSGEASTLYDTDVVARIFSVFLNLDEDKEEDGGGGFDYDSPRSPKQSCIVKASKLLDSYLAEIALDSNLVPAKFISLAEILPDHARLVTDGIYRAVDIFLKVHPNIKEAERYRMCKAIDCQRLTPDACSHAAQNERLPVQMAVQVLYFEQIRLRSAIQSGGGGGHDGALFFGGGAVSSASTVQGGGGGNNMRSGSGVGSGAMSPRDNYASVRRENRELKLEVSRMRMRLTDLEKDHVSMKRELVRVNPANRLLRSFARSFGRLNTLFRMRPAAEPGLQQLGAKATADAKVLFQRRRRHSIS; translated from the exons ATGGGCGTGGCGACGGTGACGGAGATGAAGCAGAGCGTGAGCGTCTCCGGGAAAAAGATGTTCCGGACGAGCCTCAACAATCGGCACGCCAATGAATG GCCTCCCACCGACGTCTCCAGCGACCTCACCGTCGAGGTCGGCACGTCCAGCTTCGCCCTCCACAAG TTCCCGCTGGTCTCCCGGAGCGGCAAGATCCGGCGGCTCGTGGCCGAGGCCAAGGACGCCAAGCTCGCGCGCCTCACCCTCCACGCCACGCCCGGGGGCGCCCCGGCGTTCGAGCTCGCCGCCAAGTTCTGCTACGGCGTCCACGTCGACATCACGGTCGCCAACGTCGCCATGCTCCGCTGCGCCGCGCGCTACCTGCAGATGACCGACGACTTCTCCGACAAGAACCTCGAGCTCCGcgccgaggccttcctccgcgacgCCGTCCTCCCCAGCATCGCCAGCTCCGTCGCCGTGCTCCGCACCTGCGAGGCGCTGCTCCCGGCCGCCGAGGACGTCAACCTTGTCGCCCGcctcatcgccgccatcgccaACAACGTCTGCAAGGAGCAGCTCGCCTCCGGGCTGCTCTCCAGGTTGGACCAGACTGGCGCGCAGCTCAAGCCGGCGGCGCTTGACTCGCCGGGGGAGGGGGACTGGTGGGGCAAGTCGGTGGCCGGCCTCGGACTCGACTTGTTCCAGCGACTGCTCTCCGCCGTCAAGTCCAAGGGCCTCAGGCAGGAGACGGTCACCCGGATCCTCATCAACTATGCCCACAACTCGCTGTACGGGCTCATGGCCTGCAGGGACATGGACAAATGCGGCGGCGTCACGGACACGGACACGGACACGGACGCCGTCAAGAAACAGCGCGCCGTCGTCGAGACCATCGTCGGCTTGCTACCGGCGCAGTCCAAGAAGAGCCCCGTGCCAATGGCCTTCCTCTCGGGGCTCCTCAGGACGGCAATGGCGCTGTCCGCTTCCAACATATGCAAGGCCGACCTCGAGAAGCGGATCGGCATGCAGCTTGAGCAGGCTATCCTGGAGGACATCCTGATCGCCACCGGGTCCGGCGAGGCCTCGACGCTGTACGACACGGACgtggtggcgaggatcttctcggtGTTCCTCAACCTTGACGAGGAcaaggaggaggacggcggcggcggcttcgactACGACAGCCCGCGGTCCCCGAAGCAGAGCTGCATAGTCAAGGCTTCCAAGCTGCTGGACAGCTACCTGGCCGAGATCGCGCTGGATTCGAACCTCGTCCCGGCCAAGTTCATCTCCCTCGCCGAGATCCTCCCTGACCACGCCCGCCTCGTCACCGACGGCATCTACCGCGCCGTCGACATCTTCCTCAAG GTGCACCCGAACATCAAGGAGGCGGAAAGGTACCGGATGTGCAAGGCGATCGACTGCCAACGGCTTACGCCGGACGCGTGCAGCCACGCGGCCCAAAACGAGCGGCTGCCGGTGCAGATGGCGGTGCAGGTGCTCTACTTCGAGCAGATCCGCCTGCGGAGCGCGATccagtccggcggcggcggcggccatgacgGGGCTCTCTTCTTCGGCGGCGGCGCGGTGTCGTCCGCATCGACggtgcagggcggcggcggcggcaacaacATGCGGTCCGGGAGCGGGGTGGGGAGCGGCGCCATGTCGCCGCGGGACAACTACGCGTCGGTGCGGCGGGAGAACCGGGAGCTGAAGCTGGAGGTGtcgcggatgcggatgcggctgacggacctggagaaggaccACGTGAGCATGAAGCGGGAGCTGGTGCGCGTCAACCCGGCGAACCGGCTGCTACGGAGCTTCGCGCGCAGCTTCGGCAGGCTCAACACGCTCTTCCGGATGCGCCCGGCCGCCGAGCCCGGGTTGCAGCAGCTCGGCGCCAAGGCTACCGCCGACGCCAAGGTGCtcttccagcgccgccgccgccattccaTCTCGTAA
- the LOC119312329 gene encoding BTB/POZ domain-containing protein At1g03010-like isoform X1: MGVATVTEMKQSVSVSGKKMFRTSLNNRHANEWPPTDVSSDLTVEVGTSSFALHKLLAQFPLVSRSGKIRRLVAEAKDAKLARLTLHATPGGAPAFELAAKFCYGVHVDITVANVAMLRCAARYLQMTDDFSDKNLELRAEAFLRDAVLPSIASSVAVLRTCEALLPAAEDVNLVARLIAAIANNVCKEQLASGLLSRLDQTGAQLKPAALDSPGEGDWWGKSVAGLGLDLFQRLLSAVKSKGLRQETVTRILINYAHNSLYGLMACRDMDKCGGVTDTDTDTDAVKKQRAVVETIVGLLPAQSKKSPVPMAFLSGLLRTAMALSASNICKADLEKRIGMQLEQAILEDILIATGSGEASTLYDTDVVARIFSVFLNLDEDKEEDGGGGFDYDSPRSPKQSCIVKASKLLDSYLAEIALDSNLVPAKFISLAEILPDHARLVTDGIYRAVDIFLKVHPNIKEAERYRMCKAIDCQRLTPDACSHAAQNERLPVQMAVQVLYFEQIRLRSAIQSGGGGGHDGALFFGGGAVSSASTVQGGGGGNNMRSGSGVGSGAMSPRDNYASVRRENRELKLEVSRMRMRLTDLEKDHVSMKRELVRVNPANRLLRSFARSFGRLNTLFRMRPAAEPGLQQLGAKATADAKVLFQRRRRHSIS; encoded by the exons ATGGGCGTGGCGACGGTGACGGAGATGAAGCAGAGCGTGAGCGTCTCCGGGAAAAAGATGTTCCGGACGAGCCTCAACAATCGGCACGCCAATGAATG GCCTCCCACCGACGTCTCCAGCGACCTCACCGTCGAGGTCGGCACGTCCAGCTTCGCCCTCCACAAG CTGCTCGCGCAGTTCCCGCTGGTCTCCCGGAGCGGCAAGATCCGGCGGCTCGTGGCCGAGGCCAAGGACGCCAAGCTCGCGCGCCTCACCCTCCACGCCACGCCCGGGGGCGCCCCGGCGTTCGAGCTCGCCGCCAAGTTCTGCTACGGCGTCCACGTCGACATCACGGTCGCCAACGTCGCCATGCTCCGCTGCGCCGCGCGCTACCTGCAGATGACCGACGACTTCTCCGACAAGAACCTCGAGCTCCGcgccgaggccttcctccgcgacgCCGTCCTCCCCAGCATCGCCAGCTCCGTCGCCGTGCTCCGCACCTGCGAGGCGCTGCTCCCGGCCGCCGAGGACGTCAACCTTGTCGCCCGcctcatcgccgccatcgccaACAACGTCTGCAAGGAGCAGCTCGCCTCCGGGCTGCTCTCCAGGTTGGACCAGACTGGCGCGCAGCTCAAGCCGGCGGCGCTTGACTCGCCGGGGGAGGGGGACTGGTGGGGCAAGTCGGTGGCCGGCCTCGGACTCGACTTGTTCCAGCGACTGCTCTCCGCCGTCAAGTCCAAGGGCCTCAGGCAGGAGACGGTCACCCGGATCCTCATCAACTATGCCCACAACTCGCTGTACGGGCTCATGGCCTGCAGGGACATGGACAAATGCGGCGGCGTCACGGACACGGACACGGACACGGACGCCGTCAAGAAACAGCGCGCCGTCGTCGAGACCATCGTCGGCTTGCTACCGGCGCAGTCCAAGAAGAGCCCCGTGCCAATGGCCTTCCTCTCGGGGCTCCTCAGGACGGCAATGGCGCTGTCCGCTTCCAACATATGCAAGGCCGACCTCGAGAAGCGGATCGGCATGCAGCTTGAGCAGGCTATCCTGGAGGACATCCTGATCGCCACCGGGTCCGGCGAGGCCTCGACGCTGTACGACACGGACgtggtggcgaggatcttctcggtGTTCCTCAACCTTGACGAGGAcaaggaggaggacggcggcggcggcttcgactACGACAGCCCGCGGTCCCCGAAGCAGAGCTGCATAGTCAAGGCTTCCAAGCTGCTGGACAGCTACCTGGCCGAGATCGCGCTGGATTCGAACCTCGTCCCGGCCAAGTTCATCTCCCTCGCCGAGATCCTCCCTGACCACGCCCGCCTCGTCACCGACGGCATCTACCGCGCCGTCGACATCTTCCTCAAG GTGCACCCGAACATCAAGGAGGCGGAAAGGTACCGGATGTGCAAGGCGATCGACTGCCAACGGCTTACGCCGGACGCGTGCAGCCACGCGGCCCAAAACGAGCGGCTGCCGGTGCAGATGGCGGTGCAGGTGCTCTACTTCGAGCAGATCCGCCTGCGGAGCGCGATccagtccggcggcggcggcggccatgacgGGGCTCTCTTCTTCGGCGGCGGCGCGGTGTCGTCCGCATCGACggtgcagggcggcggcggcggcaacaacATGCGGTCCGGGAGCGGGGTGGGGAGCGGCGCCATGTCGCCGCGGGACAACTACGCGTCGGTGCGGCGGGAGAACCGGGAGCTGAAGCTGGAGGTGtcgcggatgcggatgcggctgacggacctggagaaggaccACGTGAGCATGAAGCGGGAGCTGGTGCGCGTCAACCCGGCGAACCGGCTGCTACGGAGCTTCGCGCGCAGCTTCGGCAGGCTCAACACGCTCTTCCGGATGCGCCCGGCCGCCGAGCCCGGGTTGCAGCAGCTCGGCGCCAAGGCTACCGCCGACGCCAAGGTGCtcttccagcgccgccgccgccattccaTCTCGTAA